The Plutella xylostella chromosome 25, ilPluXylo3.1, whole genome shotgun sequence region TTCACCCTCTCCATTAGTTCGGGCCCATTCGGGTCATATTCGGCGAattctcataataataacgtgctacttattatttatgcaTGTGACATGACATCTGTCAAAGTGTAAGTCCGAAATCCAAAGAGGGTTCCGTGGAAGGCAaaccaaaaaaacaaaataatatgaacaaaatacaaaactaATGTGTAAATATCTGCAAAATGGCCAAAAAAGAAGAGGGAACATTGTCGAGTATCCAACACTTGCTGGATCAGGATTATCGTGGCGTAAATGTAAGTTTAATAAACTTAtcattttatatgtttttgaACTATGCCGTcactttcataattatttatttttcagataGCGGTATACGCTCTAGCAACGGCTGGACTCGCGTACTCAATACACAAAATACGACCGGTAATAAAAACTGTATACTTATATTGAAATTCTTGTTGAAAACTTGCATTATATAACTTGTTATTTGTATTCAGGTTAGCAAGTTCTCAAAAGCGACCAAAATACCGGatcattttttaaacaaacatgAGTTACTGCGCGGGACGTACACGGGCGTGCAGCACTCGCCGGTGCGGCTGCTGGTGGACCACCGCGCCCCCGTCTACCTGCCTTTTTGGCATTCAAGCAAGCCTCCACTGCCAGTCAAGGTTAGCTTCTCAATGTCAACCTATTTTCATTTCACTCATCTCTGAATTGTGCCAAGGCTAAAAAAGATCATTCTCTTTTCAGTTATGGGGAGTGGACATTGTGAGTGGGAATGCCGTGAACTGGCTGGACTGTGTGGCCAAAGGAAAGCAAGTTACTCTAAATCCCATTGCACGGGACAAGGATGACCTGGTGTCTACTGTGCTGCTACATCTACCAGACCCAAAGGTACATTGATATCAATCTACAGTATGAATTAACATGAATCTCTTACAATATGGGGTAGGCTGAAGACTGtccataataaaattgtatagtaTCTATGAAACATATTTACCTATGTTAGGTATAGTTTCCTACAgaatttgtatttataaaccTATTGCATCAATTGAGCTCTTATCAATATTTTATCTGGTTTATCTGTTTACCATACTCATAATATTctgataataaaattatgcttccattacagaagaaaaaaagtgTGGAAACTTTGGATGTGGGACAAAAACTAGTGGAGCTTGGCTTTGCTAAAGCTTCACTTCCAAGTACATTGAAGAAGAACACTATTGAGTCAAAACTTGGAC contains the following coding sequences:
- the LOC105391632 gene encoding uncharacterized protein LOC105391632, producing the protein MAKKEEGTLSSIQHLLDQDYRGVNIAVYALATAGLAYSIHKIRPVSKFSKATKIPDHFLNKHELLRGTYTGVQHSPVRLLVDHRAPVYLPFWHSSKPPLPVKLWGVDIVSGNAVNWLDCVAKGKQVTLNPIARDKDDLVSTVLLHLPDPKKKKSVETLDVGQKLVELGFAKASLPSTLKKNTIESKLGPALLSAQAKAKSYRNGIWSDALPPIPAYVVYWRKSSQAVLTLLNLSIKNLLNLISFISVYAVVGVKKLALKSFKRTKSAKQIQAS